A single Providencia manganoxydans DNA region contains:
- a CDS encoding lipoprotein translates to MKQFILAAMIGCFTLLTGCSQLTEFSISEGTINNYLATKVKYNHNVGISGVADADIQLANLKSEIGRTEPGMIALTGEATVNLDSLLGKTSAKIELTLTARPYFDAQAGAIYLRELNISQYKVIPENMDTAISAVIPYLNSSLGTFFETQPVYVLNPDNSAVEATAKKLAKGIEVKPGKIIIPLVD, encoded by the coding sequence ATGAAACAATTTATATTGGCTGCAATGATTGGCTGTTTTACTTTACTCACAGGTTGTAGCCAGCTAACTGAGTTTTCTATTAGCGAAGGAACCATTAATAATTACCTAGCAACTAAGGTTAAATACAACCACAATGTGGGAATTTCTGGCGTCGCTGATGCAGACATTCAGTTAGCTAATTTAAAATCAGAAATTGGTCGAACAGAACCGGGGATGATTGCCCTTACTGGTGAAGCTACTGTCAATTTGGATTCGCTACTGGGTAAAACCAGCGCTAAAATTGAACTAACACTAACTGCTCGCCCTTATTTTGATGCTCAAGCAGGCGCGATTTACCTGAGAGAACTGAATATTAGTCAATATAAAGTGATCCCTGAAAATATGGATACCGCTATCTCAGCAGTGATCCCATATCTCAATAGCTCACTAGGAACCTTCTTTGAAACTCAACCTGTTTATGTGTTAAACCCTGACAATAGTGCTGTTGAAGCAACCGCTAAAAAGTTAGCTAAGGGTATCGAAGTAAAACCAGGTAAGATAATTATCCCATTAGTTGACTGA
- a CDS encoding TorD/DmsD family molecular chaperone: MNEFSIVCRILGTLFQRSPDDSLVKPLLEMIAQDKLKASWPLEQDELWARMAKSVEMKAIVADYQTLFVGETAAVSVFAHDYDAEIAEAEIREFLVERGMTVTNARTDAFGSLLLAASWLEDQAAEDETAAQIELFDSFILSWYGTFLGKMEAHASTAFYRTLAQIARDAVIALRDELESE; this comes from the coding sequence ATGAATGAATTTTCAATTGTCTGCCGTATCTTAGGAACATTATTTCAGCGTTCTCCTGATGATAGTCTGGTGAAACCATTGCTTGAGATGATCGCCCAAGACAAATTAAAGGCATCATGGCCATTAGAACAGGATGAGTTATGGGCTCGTATGGCAAAATCAGTTGAAATGAAAGCGATTGTGGCTGACTATCAGACTCTATTTGTAGGGGAAACAGCCGCCGTTTCAGTCTTTGCCCATGACTATGATGCTGAAATTGCAGAAGCTGAGATCCGTGAATTTTTAGTTGAACGTGGAATGACAGTAACAAATGCAAGAACGGATGCATTTGGATCATTGTTATTAGCGGCTTCTTGGCTTGAAGATCAAGCCGCAGAAGATGAAACGGCGGCTCAAATTGAGTTATTTGATAGCTTTATTCTGAGTTGGTACGGGACATTTTTAGGTAAAATGGAGGCTCATGCCTCAACTGCCTTTTATCGTACATTGGCACAAATTGCTCGAGATGCAGTCATTGCATTGAGAGATGAATTAGAGTCTGAGTGA
- the ghrA gene encoding glyoxylate/hydroxypyruvate reductase GhrA, with amino-acid sequence MNILFYHPSFDANEWIEGMQTRLPQANIRQWVKGDNQKADYAMVWLPPYECLAGRKDLKGIFALGAGVDAILKQEHENPGTLPAGVPLMRLEDTGMALQMEEYAMAKVLYYFRRMDEYRQFQSQRQWKPLPANRHEDFVVGIMGAGALGQAVAKRLVEFGFHVRTWSRSEKQIDKVISYHGQEQLSDFLQGTRVIINLLPSTPQTVGILNQSLFSQLQQKAYIINLARGSHLIEQDLLVALESGQVAGASLDVFASEPLPQMHPFWTHPRVAITPHIAAITVPQEAMDMISDNIKRIESGQQPFGIVDMGRGY; translated from the coding sequence ATGAATATTCTATTTTATCATCCGTCTTTTGATGCTAACGAGTGGATAGAGGGCATGCAAACTCGCCTTCCACAAGCCAACATACGCCAATGGGTAAAAGGGGATAACCAAAAGGCAGATTATGCCATGGTTTGGTTGCCTCCTTATGAATGTTTAGCGGGGCGAAAAGACTTGAAAGGCATTTTTGCGCTTGGGGCGGGGGTTGATGCGATTTTAAAACAAGAGCATGAAAATCCAGGAACATTGCCAGCGGGTGTGCCATTAATGCGTTTAGAAGACACAGGCATGGCTCTACAAATGGAAGAATATGCAATGGCAAAAGTACTTTATTACTTTCGTCGCATGGATGAATATCGCCAATTCCAATCACAGCGTCAATGGAAACCGCTTCCTGCAAATCGACATGAAGATTTTGTGGTTGGTATTATGGGCGCAGGGGCACTGGGGCAAGCGGTTGCTAAAAGATTAGTTGAGTTTGGTTTTCATGTGAGAACATGGAGCCGAAGTGAAAAGCAAATTGATAAAGTCATAAGTTACCATGGGCAAGAGCAGTTAAGTGATTTCTTACAGGGGACTCGTGTCATTATCAACTTATTACCTAGTACGCCACAAACTGTTGGGATCTTAAACCAATCACTGTTTAGCCAGCTGCAACAAAAGGCTTATATCATTAACCTTGCTCGCGGCTCTCATTTAATTGAGCAAGATTTATTAGTTGCACTTGAATCAGGCCAGGTGGCTGGGGCGTCTTTAGATGTCTTTGCGAGTGAACCATTACCGCAGATGCATCCGTTCTGGACCCACCCTCGCGTTGCTATCACACCACATATTGCCGCGATCACAGTGCCCCAAGAAGCTATGGATATGATCAGCGATAATATTAAGCGAATTGAAAGTGGGCAACAACCTTTCGGGATAGTAGATATGGGACGTGGTTACTAA
- a CDS encoding alanine/glycine:cation symporter family protein, which yields MEAIVNTLVGYIWGNALVILSLGVGLYFTLATRGVQFRYLIKMVCLLKENKASKEGISSFQAFCLALSGRVGVGNIAGVATAIAAGGPGAIFWMVVMGLLGGASAFIESTLAQIYKQRSDGQYRGGSPYYIEKGLKLKPFAIIVAAVICLSYGVLVPGIQANTIADSFQTSFNIPPMVTGAIVTVLMAWLIFGGVKRIASAADKVVPLMAVAYIIMMVIILGSHYEKVPAMFGLIFRSALGMDAVFGGIVGTAVSWGVRRAVFSNVAGAGEATFSSAAAEVSHPAKQGLIQAFSIYIDTVVVCTASGLMILVTNMYNVFPDGAASALVEHVPGVAAGTAWTQMAVSTVFESAGSGFVAIAVFLFAFTTLMAYYYIAETTIVYLDRKLKYPVLKLILKLVFLVILFMGSVQSVSMMWSLGDIGFGSMSYLNLIAIVFLSKPALRALRDYERQEKLGIDPVFDPKVAGVENAELWEDISKEYQSQQQNKVGKTEGELTTEQK from the coding sequence ATGGAAGCCATCGTGAATACGCTCGTTGGATACATTTGGGGTAATGCCTTAGTGATTTTATCACTAGGTGTTGGGTTGTACTTTACATTAGCTACACGTGGTGTTCAGTTTCGCTATTTAATTAAAATGGTTTGCTTACTGAAAGAAAATAAAGCCTCAAAAGAAGGAATATCATCATTCCAAGCGTTTTGCCTCGCATTATCCGGTCGTGTTGGTGTTGGTAATATTGCAGGGGTGGCGACAGCCATCGCCGCTGGTGGTCCGGGAGCCATATTTTGGATGGTAGTCATGGGCTTATTAGGGGGTGCAAGTGCATTTATTGAATCAACACTGGCTCAAATATATAAACAGCGTTCTGATGGGCAATATCGTGGTGGCTCGCCTTATTACATTGAAAAAGGGTTAAAACTCAAACCGTTTGCTATTATTGTGGCGGCAGTAATTTGCTTATCATATGGCGTATTGGTGCCGGGGATCCAAGCCAATACCATAGCCGATTCTTTTCAAACCTCATTTAACATTCCACCCATGGTAACTGGTGCGATCGTGACCGTGTTAATGGCTTGGCTGATTTTTGGTGGAGTAAAAAGAATTGCCAGCGCTGCTGATAAAGTCGTGCCACTAATGGCTGTCGCTTACATTATCATGATGGTGATTATATTAGGTAGCCACTATGAGAAAGTTCCCGCTATGTTTGGACTGATTTTCCGTAGTGCATTAGGGATGGATGCGGTATTTGGTGGCATTGTCGGTACAGCCGTTTCTTGGGGAGTACGTAGAGCGGTATTTTCTAATGTGGCGGGCGCTGGTGAGGCAACATTCAGCTCGGCAGCTGCGGAAGTGAGCCATCCGGCAAAACAAGGGTTAATACAGGCGTTTTCAATCTATATAGATACGGTTGTAGTGTGTACGGCTTCAGGGCTGATGATCCTCGTCACTAATATGTATAACGTTTTCCCTGATGGCGCTGCCTCTGCATTGGTTGAGCATGTGCCGGGGGTTGCTGCGGGAACTGCATGGACACAAATGGCGGTATCAACGGTATTTGAATCTGCGGGGTCTGGTTTTGTTGCTATTGCTGTTTTCTTATTCGCATTTACCACGTTAATGGCATATTACTATATCGCTGAAACAACGATTGTTTATTTAGATCGTAAGCTTAAATACCCTGTTTTAAAGTTGATATTAAAGCTAGTTTTCTTAGTCATCCTCTTTATGGGAAGTGTTCAGTCCGTGAGTATGATGTGGAGTTTAGGCGATATTGGTTTTGGTAGTATGAGTTACCTTAACTTAATTGCGATTGTTTTCTTATCTAAACCCGCATTGAGAGCATTACGTGATTATGAACGACAAGAAAAACTGGGTATTGACCCTGTATTTGACCCTAAAGTCGCGGGCGTTGAGAATGCTGAATTATGGGAAGATATTAGTAAAGAATACCAATCTCAACAACAAAACAAAGTGGGTAAAACAGAAGGTGAATTAACGACAGAGCAGAAATAA
- a CDS encoding aldehyde dehydrogenase, whose translation MKITKEQVFERAKGGQLWAGCLIENYQDSGAKLENRTPIDDSVIGYIADGQAADVDAAVTVARNTFISGDWKNLSPQERKQVMLRWATLIEQHSEELAALDCVDAGKPITECLNTDMPATIETFYWYAEALDKMFGKVAPTGQQELGLIVHEPIGVVGAVLPWNFPAQMFAWKVAPALAAGNSVIVKPAELTSLSAYRMVELAYEAGVPKGALSLVCGLGEKVGEAIGRHADIDIVSFTGSTEVGRLFLKYSAESNLKEIVLECGGKSPQVVFADADLDAAVPHIMAAAFWNMSENCSCGSRLIVHESIRQSLLDKLIAASTSWKVGNPMDDSVSIGPMVEKAHFEKVKSFIDVSIKEGAKIVSGGKIHSELGSGWYIEPTIFDNVTPEMSLFKNEVFGPLLAVSTFSTDEEAIALANDTHYGLAASFYSQNVHRVMKVARQINAGTVSVNGFSEGNITTPFGGFKQSGFGGKDNGLEAFEQYTQTKVIWIINH comes from the coding sequence ATGAAAATAACAAAAGAGCAGGTATTTGAACGAGCTAAAGGCGGCCAACTTTGGGCTGGCTGCCTTATCGAAAATTATCAGGATAGTGGTGCAAAACTGGAAAATCGTACCCCTATTGATGATAGCGTGATCGGTTATATCGCTGATGGACAAGCCGCCGACGTTGATGCTGCGGTTACAGTAGCGAGAAATACTTTTATTTCAGGTGATTGGAAAAATTTATCGCCTCAGGAACGTAAACAAGTGATGTTGCGTTGGGCGACTTTAATTGAACAGCACAGTGAAGAGCTTGCGGCTTTAGATTGTGTCGATGCAGGCAAACCAATCACGGAATGCTTAAATACAGACATGCCAGCAACCATTGAAACATTCTATTGGTATGCAGAAGCGCTAGATAAAATGTTTGGCAAAGTGGCGCCCACTGGTCAGCAAGAGCTTGGATTGATTGTTCATGAGCCTATCGGTGTAGTTGGGGCAGTATTACCATGGAACTTCCCCGCACAAATGTTTGCTTGGAAAGTCGCGCCGGCCTTAGCAGCAGGGAACTCTGTAATAGTAAAACCCGCCGAGTTAACCTCTCTGAGCGCGTATCGTATGGTTGAACTAGCTTATGAGGCAGGTGTACCGAAAGGTGCTCTGAGTCTAGTGTGTGGTTTAGGCGAAAAGGTCGGTGAAGCCATTGGCCGCCATGCGGATATTGATATCGTTTCATTTACAGGCTCTACCGAGGTAGGCCGTTTATTTCTTAAATACTCTGCCGAAAGCAATTTAAAAGAGATCGTATTAGAGTGCGGAGGTAAGAGTCCACAAGTCGTGTTTGCCGACGCCGATCTTGATGCTGCGGTTCCACATATTATGGCCGCTGCATTTTGGAATATGAGTGAGAACTGTAGTTGTGGGTCACGCCTGATTGTCCATGAAAGCATTCGCCAATCGCTATTGGATAAATTAATCGCTGCAAGCACCAGCTGGAAAGTCGGTAATCCAATGGATGATTCAGTGTCTATCGGTCCTATGGTTGAAAAAGCGCATTTTGAAAAAGTGAAGTCATTTATTGATGTTTCTATAAAGGAGGGCGCAAAAATTGTCTCTGGAGGAAAAATTCACAGTGAATTAGGCAGCGGTTGGTACATTGAACCGACCATTTTCGATAATGTGACCCCAGAGATGTCATTATTTAAGAATGAGGTGTTTGGTCCTTTGCTTGCGGTATCCACTTTCTCTACCGATGAAGAAGCTATTGCATTAGCCAACGACACCCATTATGGATTAGCGGCTTCTTTCTATAGTCAAAATGTGCATCGTGTTATGAAAGTTGCCCGTCAAATTAACGCAGGTACAGTTTCTGTAAATGGGTTTAGCGAAGGTAACATCACCACACCATTTGGTGGATTTAAGCAATCAGGGTTCGGAGGTAAAGATAATGGGCTAGAGGCCTTCGAACAATATACACAGACAAAAGTGATTTGGATTATTAATCATTAA
- the dapA gene encoding 4-hydroxy-tetrahydrodipicolinate synthase, which yields MNFHGIVVPIVTPFHSDFSLNVSGLAQLTETLIEKGVSGLVVCGTTGEYYALSEAERETVLTTVSKIAKGRVTLIAGINDLSTEGAIKRAEQAKLLGYEGLMLSPPPYSLPDQQGVIAHYETVAAATTLPIIMYNFPARIGIEIEYDTVVHLSKVKNIVAIKESSGDFSRALRLLQTQFDNFEVICGCDDQPVDFFFWGAKSWIAGAGNVFPAEQVAIFNAAQQGDWVKAKQIMSQIYPAIYSMESGDYNQKAKAGCIKGTVDVGPVRMPLSNISSQQKRDFLALIK from the coding sequence ATGAATTTTCATGGCATTGTTGTCCCTATTGTTACACCATTTCACAGTGATTTTTCATTAAATGTGAGTGGACTGGCCCAACTGACTGAAACTCTTATTGAAAAAGGTGTTTCTGGTTTAGTGGTATGTGGTACGACAGGGGAATATTACGCGTTAAGTGAAGCCGAGCGTGAAACGGTTTTAACGACCGTCAGTAAAATTGCTAAAGGTCGCGTAACCCTGATAGCGGGTATCAATGATTTATCTACTGAAGGCGCAATAAAGCGTGCTGAGCAGGCAAAATTATTGGGTTACGAAGGATTAATGTTATCGCCTCCGCCTTATAGCCTACCTGATCAGCAAGGTGTTATCGCCCATTACGAAACAGTGGCTGCGGCAACAACACTACCAATCATTATGTATAACTTCCCTGCACGTATTGGTATCGAAATTGAATATGACACCGTGGTGCATCTATCGAAGGTGAAAAACATTGTTGCCATCAAAGAAAGTAGCGGTGACTTTAGTCGCGCTTTACGTTTACTGCAAACCCAATTTGATAATTTTGAAGTGATTTGTGGTTGTGATGACCAACCCGTCGATTTTTTCTTCTGGGGAGCTAAAAGTTGGATTGCTGGCGCTGGCAACGTATTTCCTGCTGAACAAGTTGCGATTTTTAACGCTGCACAACAAGGCGATTGGGTTAAAGCGAAACAAATTATGTCACAGATTTATCCAGCTATTTATTCGATGGAATCTGGTGATTATAACCAAAAAGCGAAAGCGGGTTGTATCAAAGGAACCGTCGATGTCGGGCCAGTCAGAATGCCATTATCCAATATTTCATCACAGCAGAAACGTGATTTTCTTGCCTTAATCAAATGA
- a CDS encoding NAD(P)/FAD-dependent oxidoreductase — translation MDKKHSVVVIGGGIIGLSIALTLQADGTDVLLVEKDHIGAGASFGNAGHIATEQVFPVADPSILKSIPGMLFDPLGALRLDWRYLLRLTPWLLRLLGNMRHKPFTHIHHALSAINGVSLEAWQSFSEQWQLADLIKIEGSLLVAEKASSLEKLRKHGEYLNSIGVTNQLLTQSQLLEREPTLAHNQLGGLFYPDTGHVVDLKQLHIKLVEHFSRLGGELLTECEVTAINAPSNDKVVLTTSQGQVVAKQIVIAGGAFSKSLVSMISRIRVPLETERGYHLMLPNEIGRLNVPVSSIDRRFIMTPMNGGLRLAGTVEYAGLKRPANMQRARHFLPLANPMLNTPLNNYQSTEWMGFRPTLADSLPVIDKKGPYIFAFGHQHLGLTQAAVTAKIVQSLFQGRSTPIDCSPYSIERFL, via the coding sequence ATGGATAAAAAACATTCTGTGGTTGTCATCGGTGGCGGAATTATTGGATTAAGCATTGCACTGACATTGCAAGCGGATGGCACTGATGTCTTGTTAGTCGAAAAAGATCATATAGGCGCAGGAGCCTCATTTGGTAATGCGGGGCATATTGCAACAGAACAAGTTTTTCCTGTTGCTGACCCTTCGATTTTGAAATCTATCCCTGGAATGTTATTCGATCCCCTTGGGGCACTGCGTTTGGATTGGCGTTATTTACTGAGATTAACACCGTGGTTATTACGTCTGCTTGGTAACATGCGACATAAACCATTTACACATATTCATCATGCGTTATCTGCAATTAATGGTGTTTCTTTAGAAGCATGGCAATCATTTAGTGAACAATGGCAATTAGCTGATTTAATTAAGATTGAAGGCTCTTTACTGGTCGCAGAAAAAGCCTCATCACTAGAAAAATTACGTAAACATGGTGAATATCTCAATTCGATAGGTGTCACCAATCAGCTATTAACCCAATCACAGTTGCTTGAGCGTGAACCTACATTAGCACATAACCAGTTGGGGGGACTGTTTTACCCTGATACGGGGCATGTGGTCGATCTTAAACAGTTACACATCAAATTAGTTGAGCATTTTTCACGTTTAGGTGGTGAATTACTCACCGAGTGTGAAGTGACAGCAATTAATGCACCAAGCAATGACAAAGTGGTGTTAACCACATCGCAAGGCCAAGTCGTAGCAAAACAAATAGTGATTGCTGGTGGCGCATTTTCTAAGTCCTTAGTCAGTATGATCAGCCGCATTCGTGTACCACTTGAAACAGAGCGTGGCTATCATTTAATGCTGCCTAATGAAATAGGCCGATTAAACGTACCAGTATCAAGTATTGATAGACGTTTTATCATGACACCTATGAATGGCGGATTACGCCTTGCCGGTACAGTCGAATATGCAGGCTTGAAACGACCCGCAAATATGCAACGAGCGCGTCATTTCCTACCGCTTGCTAATCCAATGTTAAATACACCATTAAATAATTATCAATCTACAGAATGGATGGGATTTCGTCCAACGCTTGCAGATTCTTTACCCGTCATTGATAAAAAAGGGCCTTATATTTTTGCTTTTGGTCATCAACACCTAGGGCTAACTCAAGCGGCAGTGACTGCAAAAATTGTACAAAGTTTGTTTCAAGGGCGATCGACTCCAATCGATTGCTCTCCTTATTCGATTGAGCGTTTTCTTTAA
- a CDS encoding 4-hydroxyproline epimerase, producing the protein MHKRYTKIEVIDSHTAGEPTRLVIDGFPDLGDGDMASRLKCLKNDHDQWRTTTILEPRGNDILVGALLCKPQNPQAAAGVIFFNNEGYLGMCGHGTIGLVASLSYLGKITAGEHLIETPVGDVRATLHADGSVSIQNVYSYRYRKSVTLNVPEVGVVTGDIAWGGNWFFLVEQSPLAIDYRNAKALTEVCIKIKSALVEQGIYGKDGQEIDHIELFGSYEKADSQSFVLCPGGAYDRSPCGTGTSAKLACLAADGKLNEGALWHQASVIGSQFEASYLWADGNGIIPTIRGNAYISGRNTLLLDETDPFCWGITVS; encoded by the coding sequence ATGCACAAGCGCTATACAAAAATCGAAGTAATTGATTCACACACAGCAGGCGAGCCAACACGCTTAGTGATTGATGGTTTTCCTGATTTGGGCGATGGAGATATGGCTTCTCGATTAAAATGTCTAAAAAATGATCATGACCAATGGCGTACAACTACCATATTGGAACCACGTGGCAACGATATTTTAGTTGGGGCGCTACTTTGCAAGCCGCAAAACCCACAAGCAGCGGCGGGAGTCATTTTTTTCAATAATGAAGGTTATCTAGGTATGTGTGGGCATGGCACTATTGGCCTCGTAGCCTCATTATCTTACTTAGGTAAAATCACGGCTGGAGAGCATCTTATTGAAACACCGGTTGGTGATGTTAGGGCTACACTCCATGCTGATGGCAGCGTTAGCATTCAAAATGTTTACTCTTATCGTTATCGTAAATCAGTCACCCTTAATGTACCGGAAGTTGGCGTGGTAACGGGAGATATTGCGTGGGGAGGCAATTGGTTCTTTTTGGTTGAGCAATCCCCTTTAGCTATTGACTATCGTAATGCTAAGGCACTAACCGAGGTATGTATAAAGATAAAGAGTGCATTGGTGGAGCAAGGGATCTACGGAAAAGACGGTCAGGAAATTGACCATATAGAATTGTTTGGCAGTTACGAGAAAGCCGATAGTCAAAGTTTTGTGTTATGTCCTGGTGGTGCATATGACCGTTCACCTTGTGGTACGGGAACCAGCGCTAAACTGGCCTGTTTGGCCGCAGATGGCAAACTAAATGAAGGTGCCCTTTGGCATCAAGCGAGTGTAATCGGTAGCCAGTTTGAGGCGAGCTACTTATGGGCTGATGGTAATGGCATCATTCCAACGATCCGTGGAAACGCTTATATCAGTGGTCGAAATACCTTATTGCTTGATGAAACTGATCCGTTTTGTTGGGGGATCACGGTATCGTGA
- a CDS encoding helix-turn-helix domain-containing protein — translation MINLNKLLLISQENMLFPVDNIDVLLNHLGLVMPLINTLPNVTFFVKDCDAKYLLANENLAKRCKIKSIDGVIGKRAEDIFHAELGGSYSSQDYLVMQKKISVINKLELHLYKAGLLGWCVTTKVPIFNTCNQVIGVAGISVDLQDEKSVSPKLNKQLSQVEHYISQYFDTPIKITTLADISGLSLSQLNRQFKAIFHITPQQYIQKKRLEHAIELLEEDYSITEISIKCAYADHSAFCRKFKEMTTMTPSQFKRMRLNIAKTSFIEDQAIEI, via the coding sequence ATGATTAATTTAAATAAATTGCTACTGATTAGTCAGGAGAATATGCTGTTTCCCGTTGATAATATTGACGTACTTTTAAATCACCTTGGGCTAGTCATGCCTTTAATCAATACATTACCTAACGTTACTTTCTTTGTTAAAGACTGTGATGCTAAATATCTTCTAGCGAATGAAAACCTAGCAAAACGCTGTAAAATTAAATCTATTGATGGAGTAATTGGTAAACGGGCAGAAGATATTTTTCATGCTGAATTAGGTGGAAGCTATAGCTCACAAGACTATCTTGTGATGCAAAAGAAAATTAGCGTCATTAACAAATTAGAATTACATCTTTATAAGGCAGGTTTATTAGGATGGTGTGTCACGACTAAAGTACCTATATTTAACACATGCAACCAAGTCATTGGTGTTGCAGGAATTTCTGTCGATTTGCAAGATGAAAAGTCTGTTAGCCCTAAATTAAATAAGCAATTAAGCCAAGTAGAACATTATATTAGTCAATACTTTGATACACCGATAAAAATAACCACTCTCGCAGATATTTCTGGGTTATCTTTATCACAACTCAACCGCCAATTTAAAGCCATATTTCATATAACTCCCCAGCAATATATTCAAAAGAAACGACTTGAGCATGCTATTGAATTGCTTGAGGAGGATTATTCTATCACTGAAATATCTATCAAATGCGCTTACGCCGATCACAGTGCTTTTTGTCGTAAATTTAAAGAAATGACCACAATGACGCCGAGTCAATTTAAACGAATGCGCCTTAATATTGCTAAAACGTCATTTATTGAAGACCAAGCTATCGAAATATAA
- a CDS encoding CDP-alcohol phosphatidyltransferase family protein: protein MTIYDLKPKFQSLLRPIVQKLYDSNVTANQVTVAAMLLSIIVGTLLLLFPYPQLFILLPFILFIRMALNAIDGMLAREHDQKSDLGAILNEIGDVISDIALYLPFILLFPHDFWLILLILVLALFTEFIGVIAQAIGASRRYDGPIGKSDRAFVFGAIGLIVSIFPQWITSYWFTLIFIFLSLLLFYTCFNRIRRALIELNAKTDDHSY from the coding sequence ATGACAATCTATGATCTGAAACCTAAATTTCAGAGCCTGTTACGCCCTATTGTACAAAAGCTTTATGATTCAAATGTAACCGCTAATCAAGTAACCGTTGCTGCAATGCTATTGTCCATCATAGTAGGAACATTACTACTCCTTTTCCCGTATCCACAGCTATTTATATTATTACCCTTTATTTTGTTTATTCGTATGGCGCTCAATGCAATTGATGGCATGCTTGCGCGTGAACACGATCAAAAAAGTGACCTAGGCGCAATTTTAAATGAAATTGGAGATGTCATTTCTGATATCGCATTGTACCTACCCTTTATCTTATTATTTCCACATGATTTTTGGTTGATCTTGCTCATTCTAGTACTTGCTCTTTTCACTGAATTTATTGGTGTTATCGCACAAGCTATTGGTGCCTCGCGCCGCTACGATGGGCCTATCGGTAAAAGTGATCGTGCTTTTGTATTTGGCGCTATAGGGCTTATCGTGTCGATTTTTCCACAGTGGATAACATCCTATTGGTTTACTCTCATATTTATCTTTCTGTCCTTGTTGCTGTTTTATACCTGCTTTAACCGTATTCGTCGTGCGCTGATTGAGCTCAACGCTAAAACGGATGATCATTCATATTAA